In the Muricauda sp. MAR_2010_75 genome, one interval contains:
- the cysC gene encoding adenylyl-sulfate kinase, producing the protein MVEHKEIRNNIFPEHFKISRNDRMMFNGHKSIMVLFTGLPCSGKSTLANALEQKLFSENIKTFILDGDNLRSGINKNLSFSPADRAENLRIVSEISKLFIEAGVVVLAAFVAPYLMERRKIKNLIGDVDFVEIYVNTSLKVCEERDAKGLFKKARQGKINDFTGISAPYEPPVNPFLEINESFTVEKATDLIFKKLIWKIKMDI; encoded by the coding sequence ATGGTAGAACATAAAGAAATAAGAAATAACATTTTTCCGGAACATTTCAAAATTTCAAGAAATGATAGAATGATGTTCAATGGTCACAAATCAATTATGGTGTTGTTCACAGGTCTTCCTTGTTCTGGTAAATCAACTCTTGCTAATGCGTTAGAACAGAAACTATTTTCTGAGAATATCAAAACTTTTATTCTTGATGGGGACAATTTGAGAAGTGGAATAAATAAAAACCTGTCCTTCAGCCCTGCTGACAGGGCAGAGAACTTAAGAATTGTCTCAGAAATTTCAAAATTATTCATTGAAGCTGGAGTAGTTGTGCTTGCGGCCTTTGTAGCTCCATATTTAATGGAAAGAAGGAAAATAAAAAACCTAATAGGGGATGTGGATTTTGTGGAAATATATGTAAATACTAGTTTGAAAGTCTGCGAAGAAAGAGACGCTAAAGGATTATTCAAAAAAGCGAGACAAGGTAAAATTAATGACTTTACCGGAATTTCTGCCCCTTACGAACCTCCTGTAAATCCATTTCTTGAAATAAACGAAAGCTTTACAGTAGAGAAAGCGACAGATTTAATATTTAAAAAGCTTATTTGGAAGATTAAAATGGACATATAA